One window from the genome of Salvia splendens isolate huo1 chromosome 9, SspV2, whole genome shotgun sequence encodes:
- the LOC121746685 gene encoding protein DETOXIFICATION 49-like: MLPIYTSFPLPCEFPSNPLSLSLSLPKMCQQTTNMKCNSPSKSPQEPDILTKLIPKPQQEPTAEKAIKEAFSLGRIAFPMILTGLLLYSRSMISMLFLGRLGDLALAGGSLAVGFANITGYSILSGLAVGMEPICGQAFGAKKYTLLGLALQRTVLLLLLASLPISLLWLNMDRILLLCGQDPAIAAQAQAYLLYSIPDLFAQSLLHPLRIYLRSQSITMPLTLCAAASVLLHVPINYLLVIKLGLGIQGVALGSIWTNFNVVVSLMIYLIISKRCTQTWGGFTRECLTGWKSLLNLAIPSCISVCLEWWWYEIMILLCGLLLSPKSTVASMGILIQTTSLIYIFPSSLSFSVSTRVGNEVGARRPDRAKFAALTGLSLSFLMGFSALFFAVAVRKVWARMFTDDEEIIALTSLVLPIIGLCELGNCPQTTGCGVLRGTARPKVGANINLGCFYLVGMPVAVGLAFYCKMDFEGLWIGLLAAQGSCMITMMVVLLRTDWEFEARRAEELTGEYDDQQFDHHHKLISENQQDCLC, from the coding sequence ATGCTCCCTATATATACCTCATTTCCCCTCCCTTGTGAATTCCCCTccaaccctctctctctctctctctctctgcctaAAATGTGCCAACAAACCACCAACATGAAATGCAACTCCCCATCAAAATCACCCCAAGAACCCGACATCTTAACCAAGTTGATCCCCAAACCCCAGCAAGAGCCAACCGCGGAGAAGGCCATCAAGGAGGCCTTCTCCCTCGGCCGCATCGCCTTCCCCATGATCCTCACGGGCCTCCTCCTCTACTCCCGCTCCATGATCTCAATGCTCTTCTTAGGCCGCCTTGGCGACCTCGCCCTCGCTGGCGGCTCCCTCGCAGTAGGCTTCGCCAACATCACCGGCTACTCAATCCTCTCCGGCCTCGCTGTTGGCATGGAGCCCATCTGCGGCCAGGCCTTCGGCGCCAAGAAATACACCCTCCTCGGCCTCGCCCTCCAGCGCAccgtcctcctcctcctcctcgcctcCCTCCCCATTTCCCTCCTCTGGCTCAACATGGACcgcatcctcctcctctgcgGCCAAGACCCCGCCATCGCGGCCCAAGCACAGGCCTACCTCCTCTACTCCATACCCGATTTATTCGCGCAATCGCTCCTCCACCCTCTCCGGATTTATCTACGGAGCCAGTCCATCACCATGCCGCTCACCTTATGCGCCGCGGCCTCCGTCCTCCTCCACGTCCCCATCAATTACCTCTTAGTAATCAAGCTCGGCCTCGGCATCCAAGGCGTCGCACTAGGCTCCATCTGGACTAACTTCAACGTTGTCGTTTCGCTCATGATATATTTAATCATCTCCAAGAGGTGCACGCAGACGTGGGGCGGCTTCACCAGGGAATGCCTCACCGGATGGAAATCCCTCCTCAACTTAGCAATTCCGAGCTGCATTTCCGTCTGCTTGGAATGGTGGTGGTACGAGATCATGATCCTCCTCTGCGGCCTTCTTCTCAGCCCGAAATCGACAGTCGCGTCAATGGGAATCCTAATCCAAACCACTTCATTAATCTACATATTCCCTTCCTCCCTCAGCTTCAGCGTCTCGACGAGAGTAGGGAACGAGGTAGGGGCCCGGAGGCCGGACCGGGCCAAATTCGCGGCTCTCACCGGGCTCTCCCTTAGCTTCTTAATGGGATTCTCAGCCCTCTTCTTCGCGGTGGCGGTGAGGAAGGTGTGGGCTCGTATGTTCACTGACGACGAGGAGATCATCGCGCTGACGTCGCTCGTGCTCCCGATAATCGGGCTGTGTGAGCTGGGGAACTGCCCGCAGACGACGGGGTGCGGGGTGCTGAGGGGCACGGCCCGGCCCAAGGTGGGGGCGAATATCAACTTGGGATGCTTCTATCTGGTAGGGATGCCGGTGGCGGTAGGATTGGCTTTCTACTGCAAAATGGATTTTGAGGGCCTGTGGATCGGGTTGTTGGCGGCCCAAGGTTCGTGTATGATCACAATGATGGTGGTGCTGCTCAGAACCGATTGGGAATTCGAGGCCCGGAGAGCGGAGGAACTCACCGGAGAATATGACGATCAACAATTTGATCATCATCATAAGCTAATATCGGAAAACCAACAAGATTGTCtctgttga